The proteins below are encoded in one region of Sulfolobus sp. A20:
- a CDS encoding TM1812 family CRISPR-associated protein, whose translation MKILIIAPLTDLSQRVEKYIPLDIINWGRSPVEIESKYSFLAEKTYLKQDKHDVKVLVLIPSKLRDKQNITFNTYEELLNKLYSLFRDQEIEKIDVIPFEDTVNLGTSLFFSYVSIYKTLRETLPNLILLDISHAESAFSSLVQQSLEVAMNDILLTYSEKMYFGIISSKDTGEIQTISHFVKDVNSVSLFQYLLRELKIFRTEKQVKLPQIMGRSEIKKFAFSITNCFPLLALHSIEDVKDLMSEEEFEKFLMSNMQIKDGKIYFDVELLEGATYYVLGVHLINRYRAKNPYSIENLRNILTISPLPCRRIGNEILDDLLASINYLLKNVKISGEYSLSSISSLLRLTVGEIAREKENILDLIRRHKKDCSDEVNLNGLGLDPNSTIINIEDKITIYYSSECIDKIMGKIRDFLNE comes from the coding sequence ATGAAAATATTAATCATAGCACCTTTAACGGATCTTTCCCAAAGGGTTGAAAAATATATCCCATTAGATATAATTAATTGGGGAAGATCTCCCGTCGAGATTGAATCTAAATATTCATTTCTAGCTGAAAAAACATATTTAAAGCAGGATAAACACGATGTTAAAGTTTTAGTTTTAATTCCCTCAAAACTGAGAGATAAGCAGAATATCACCTTTAACACCTATGAAGAATTATTAAATAAACTATATTCTTTATTTAGAGATCAAGAGATAGAAAAAATAGATGTAATACCATTTGAGGATACGGTAAATTTGGGTACCTCACTATTCTTTAGTTATGTTAGTATTTACAAGACCTTAAGAGAAACCCTACCAAATTTAATTTTGCTTGATATTTCTCATGCAGAATCAGCTTTTTCCTCCCTGGTTCAGCAAAGCCTAGAGGTTGCTATGAATGATATTTTACTTACGTATTCTGAAAAAATGTATTTTGGAATAATCTCTTCTAAAGACACAGGAGAAATACAGACTATTTCACATTTTGTTAAAGATGTTAATAGCGTTAGTCTATTTCAATATTTGTTGCGGGAACTAAAAATATTTAGAACAGAGAAACAAGTTAAACTGCCTCAAATAATGGGAAGGTCTGAGATAAAGAAATTCGCCTTTAGTATTACTAATTGCTTTCCGCTTCTAGCCCTTCACTCGATAGAAGATGTAAAAGATCTAATGAGTGAAGAAGAGTTTGAAAAGTTTCTAATGAGTAATATGCAGATTAAGGATGGAAAAATTTATTTTGATGTTGAGTTGCTCGAGGGGGCTACGTACTACGTATTGGGCGTACATTTAATTAATAGATATAGGGCTAAGAACCCCTATTCCATAGAGAACTTAAGGAATATTCTAACTATCTCACCATTGCCTTGCAGAAGAATCGGTAATGAGATATTAGACGATTTATTAGCTTCTATTAATTATCTTTTAAAAAATGTAAAAATAAGTGGCGAGTATAGTCTTAGTTCAATATCCTCTTTACTTAGATTAACAGTCGGTGAAATTGCTAGAGAAAAAGAAAATATACTTGATTTGATAAGAAGGCATAAAAAGGATTGTAGTGATGAGGTAAACTTAAATGGATTAGGCTTAGATCCAAACTCAACTATCATAAATATAGAAGATAAAATTACTATCTATTATTCCTCTGAATGCATAGATAAGATTATGGGAAAAATAAGGGATTTTCTCAATGAGTAA
- a CDS encoding zinc ribbon domain-containing protein: MQKIYTGRSINIPLLVQEINNLLLSEGWESSMMQNPMPPMMPGMTYYDYTIRAMKKGHLHHVENIIIRVTGQPTDFKIIVEEEHIGPLGRELINHKLFTNIDKQINDGLFDMPVYYQQTPQQASIPQQTSIPQQPMTQGLRCPSCGVLNPPTAKFCSNCGYKLS, from the coding sequence ATGCAAAAGATATATACAGGTAGATCCATAAATATACCTTTATTAGTACAAGAAATAAATAATTTACTACTAAGCGAAGGATGGGAGTCATCCATGATGCAAAATCCAATGCCTCCGATGATGCCTGGAATGACATACTATGACTATACCATAAGAGCAATGAAAAAAGGACATCTCCACCATGTCGAAAATATTATTATCAGAGTAACAGGACAACCCACTGACTTTAAGATAATTGTTGAGGAAGAGCACATTGGTCCTCTAGGCAGAGAGTTAATAAACCACAAATTATTCACTAATATAGACAAGCAAATCAATGATGGACTATTTGACATGCCAGTTTATTACCAACAAACTCCCCAACAAGCATCAATACCACAACAAACTTCAATACCACAACAACCTATGACCCAAGGATTAAGATGTCCTTCGTGCGGAGTACTTAATCCCCCAACTGCTAAATTCTGTTCAAATTGTGGGTATAAACTCAGTTAG
- a CDS encoding ABC transporter permease subunit yields the protein MKYSSPYLVYIIAFGFLPFIYTFIFLGVNFDKAFTGFSLVPFPKIVYNTLYFSLLTAFFSSIIGTFLAVGVDMLSKGKRLISLLVMLPYTIPFTSSALIWTISLYGNYGWFSYLFGLRYDPLYFSSTALIAVTGVSIWSSIPMPFLIMLSTLRSIPNYVKEASKIDNLPLSEYYFRVALPMAGKAFWISFLLEFIIALGNFDLPYVLTSGGPSYSTTTLSLLVYDEMFSLGNFSGGALAAAILSVFATIPSIALLMLLRSKKSGWLSLNIKIPDKIFKVIIFIFLAIVTFFMDFPIYWMFLVAFRSASLDFRYPPIIIPEDLTAKYFMQAILSSIPYMISSIIVAISASLITVLLSLPSAYEISKGKLRWLLPVSIYLYSLPSTSFVIPLYIFFSNTNLLNTWEALIISTPIFTATFAVWLFFNYFLGFPKAYEDAAEVFSIKRKLTRIIMPLSRTTLFSVLLLSFIFNWHLLFYPLIFTQTPYNFSFPPQGAQTITIFALLAIGNESINWGLLASSALVASFPVMILTLIALDRVLRGGYEGGLKFV from the coding sequence ATGAAGTACTCCTCGCCTTATTTGGTTTATATCATCGCTTTTGGTTTCCTTCCTTTCATATATACGTTTATTTTCTTAGGAGTAAATTTTGATAAGGCTTTTACTGGGTTTTCTCTAGTACCATTCCCAAAAATAGTATATAATACTTTATATTTCTCTTTATTAACAGCATTTTTCTCCTCTATAATTGGAACTTTCTTGGCAGTAGGCGTAGATATGTTAAGTAAGGGGAAGAGGCTAATTTCTCTCTTGGTTATGTTACCTTACACGATTCCTTTTACTTCTTCTGCACTAATTTGGACAATAAGCCTCTACGGAAATTATGGTTGGTTTTCTTATTTATTTGGATTAAGATATGACCCACTTTACTTCTCTTCAACAGCCCTAATTGCGGTAACCGGTGTAAGTATCTGGTCTTCAATACCAATGCCTTTTTTAATCATGTTATCTACTCTAAGATCAATACCTAATTATGTTAAGGAAGCTTCGAAAATAGATAATCTTCCATTATCTGAATACTATTTTAGAGTAGCTTTACCGATGGCTGGAAAAGCTTTCTGGATATCGTTTCTCTTAGAGTTTATAATAGCTTTAGGTAACTTTGATTTGCCATATGTTTTAACCTCAGGTGGTCCATCATATTCCACAACTACATTATCGCTTTTAGTGTATGACGAAATGTTTTCTTTAGGTAACTTCTCTGGAGGAGCTTTAGCTGCAGCTATCCTTAGTGTATTCGCTACTATACCATCTATCGCACTATTAATGTTGTTGAGAAGTAAGAAATCTGGATGGTTATCTTTAAATATAAAAATACCGGATAAAATATTCAAAGTAATTATATTTATATTTCTTGCTATTGTCACATTTTTCATGGATTTCCCTATTTACTGGATGTTTTTAGTCGCATTTAGAAGTGCATCCTTAGATTTCCGCTATCCTCCAATTATAATACCAGAAGATCTTACTGCAAAGTATTTTATGCAAGCAATTTTAAGTTCTATACCTTACATGATCTCAAGTATAATAGTAGCAATTTCTGCCTCATTGATAACCGTATTACTTTCACTACCTTCAGCCTATGAGATATCTAAGGGGAAATTAAGATGGTTGTTACCAGTCTCAATCTACCTATATTCTTTACCCTCTACGTCCTTCGTAATACCACTGTATATATTTTTCTCCAATACAAATTTGCTGAATACTTGGGAGGCATTAATAATTTCAACACCAATATTTACTGCAACTTTCGCAGTTTGGTTATTCTTTAACTATTTCTTAGGATTCCCTAAAGCATATGAAGACGCTGCAGAAGTTTTCTCGATTAAGAGAAAGCTGACTAGAATAATAATGCCCTTATCTAGGACTACTTTATTTTCAGTACTTTTATTATCCTTTATATTCAATTGGCATTTATTGTTTTATCCATTAATATTTACTCAAACTCCGTATAATTTTTCTTTTCCTCCACAAGGGGCTCAAACTATAACAATATTTGCATTACTGGCTATAGGAAACGAAAGTATAAACTGGGGGCTATTGGCTTCTTCAGCACTTGTTGCATCATTTCCAGTTATGATTTTGACCTTAATAGCATTAGATAGAGTATTAAGAGGAGGATATGAGGGAGGATTAAAGTTTGTATAG
- the hsp14 gene encoding archaeal heat shock protein Hsp14: protein MMDVIMREIGRKLNELSREFYESVAPPIDIYEEGGELVIIADLAGFSKDKINVRLTADNVLTISATRDIQYIGTKYVTQRPLKIYRRINLPAKVKKDAQVSAKYDNGVLTIRVPIEGAVSVKIE, encoded by the coding sequence TTGATGGACGTAATTATGAGAGAGATAGGTAGAAAATTAAATGAATTAAGTAGAGAGTTTTATGAGTCAGTGGCACCGCCTATTGATATTTATGAGGAAGGAGGAGAGCTAGTTATTATAGCTGATTTAGCAGGCTTTAGCAAGGATAAGATTAATGTAAGACTAACGGCAGATAATGTTCTAACTATATCTGCGACTAGAGATATTCAGTATATTGGGACTAAGTACGTAACACAAAGACCTCTTAAAATTTATAGGCGAATTAACTTACCGGCTAAAGTTAAGAAGGATGCTCAAGTTTCTGCTAAATATGATAATGGTGTATTAACTATCAGAGTACCTATAGAGGGGGCTGTTTCAGTCAAAATAGAGTAA
- a CDS encoding glycosyltransferase, with the protein MIEKYEKFIGEHELDAIFRIAEKIKDLSILHVNSTKAGGGVAEILNRMVPLMKELGLNVDWKVIKGDSDFFNVTKSFHNALQNGVGNITEDYFKIYDKWQEANLSEVPMDYDIMFIHDPQPAGLVRFKKGNSKWIWRCHIDISNPYQPVWNFLKKYISQYDSAIISVPSFGRDDLEIPQFIIPPSIDPLSIKNRPIPDTTILRILHKFDLSEEKPLVTQVSRFDYAKDPLGVIQAYKMAKRHVDIQLLYVGSPATDDPEGEKVYNEVVKASQGDKDIHLLLLPPYSDLEINAFQRASTVVMQKSIKEGFGLTVSEAMWKKKPVIGGNTGGIPLQVINGITGFLVNSPQGASHYIIYLIRNKKVREEIGRRAKEHVRRNFLITRELRDYLMTISYVANKFSE; encoded by the coding sequence ATGATAGAAAAATATGAGAAATTTATAGGGGAACACGAGCTGGATGCAATATTCAGAATTGCTGAAAAAATAAAGGATTTGTCTATTTTACACGTGAACTCAACAAAGGCAGGAGGAGGAGTTGCTGAAATATTGAACAGAATGGTTCCATTGATGAAGGAATTAGGGCTCAATGTAGATTGGAAGGTAATTAAGGGGGATAGCGATTTTTTTAATGTTACGAAATCTTTTCACAACGCACTACAAAACGGCGTAGGTAATATAACAGAGGATTACTTTAAAATATATGATAAATGGCAAGAGGCTAACCTATCTGAGGTACCAATGGATTACGATATAATGTTTATACATGATCCTCAACCAGCTGGACTTGTAAGATTTAAGAAAGGCAATAGCAAATGGATTTGGAGATGTCATATTGATATTTCAAACCCTTATCAGCCTGTGTGGAATTTTTTGAAAAAATATATTTCCCAATATGATAGCGCGATCATATCAGTACCGTCATTCGGAAGAGATGATCTAGAAATTCCTCAGTTCATAATTCCTCCTTCAATAGATCCCTTGAGTATTAAAAATAGGCCTATTCCGGATACTACAATATTAAGGATATTACATAAGTTTGATTTGTCTGAGGAAAAACCTTTAGTTACGCAAGTATCTAGATTTGATTACGCTAAAGATCCTTTAGGTGTCATTCAAGCGTATAAAATGGCAAAGAGACATGTGGATATTCAATTATTATATGTTGGAAGTCCAGCTACTGATGATCCTGAAGGTGAAAAAGTATATAATGAAGTTGTTAAAGCCTCACAAGGTGATAAGGACATTCATTTATTATTGTTACCACCCTATAGTGATTTAGAAATAAACGCCTTTCAAAGAGCTTCAACGGTGGTAATGCAAAAGTCAATAAAGGAGGGTTTTGGATTGACTGTTAGTGAAGCCATGTGGAAAAAGAAGCCTGTCATAGGAGGAAACACTGGGGGAATACCATTACAAGTCATTAATGGGATTACTGGATTCTTGGTAAACAGCCCACAAGGTGCTTCGCATTATATTATCTATCTTATAAGAAACAAAAAAGTTAGAGAGGAAATAGGGAGGAGAGCTAAGGAACATGTGAGAAGAAACTTCTTGATTACTAGAGAGCTGAGAGATTATTTAATGACAATATCATATGTGGCAAATAAATTCTCGGAATGA
- a CDS encoding DUF4382 domain-containing protein yields the protein MNKLLIAGVILIILIAGGLYGYYYFSTGTVKIYLQDAPSSSQLLKIYLTISSIMIHRTNSTNSSAWITISNKTITVLLSSNMTFLTSARIPAGEYNEIFLQISAAQVTIGNVNVSAKLPSEVLKIHIINGMDLKGGSTESLLISFPHIAYANGQVIISPSITAQVIS from the coding sequence ATGAATAAACTATTAATTGCAGGTGTAATTTTAATAATACTAATAGCTGGAGGGTTATATGGTTACTATTATTTTTCTACTGGAACAGTAAAAATATACTTGCAAGATGCTCCTAGTAGTTCACAGTTGCTAAAAATATACCTAACAATTTCATCAATCATGATACATAGAACTAATTCAACCAACAGTTCAGCTTGGATAACAATATCTAATAAGACAATAACCGTATTACTCAGTTCAAATATGACGTTCTTAACTTCAGCTAGAATACCAGCAGGTGAATATAATGAAATATTTTTGCAAATATCAGCTGCACAAGTTACTATAGGAAATGTTAACGTTTCAGCTAAACTGCCTAGTGAAGTTCTTAAAATACATATTATAAATGGTATGGATTTGAAAGGAGGTTCTACTGAATCACTTTTGATTAGTTTCCCACATATCGCATACGCTAACGGTCAAGTGATAATAAGCCCGTCTATTACAGCTCAAGTCATTAGTTAA
- a CDS encoding mechanosensitive ion channel family protein has protein sequence MRRWTAGLLTLFIILVIAISVVFVLSNILHLITLSISLIIYAILILTTGIVLTSLISDFIKSQKLSRLLGATVSEGLSLMIRVIGYTISIIAVLSLFKIGITSILFGSTAIGLILGLASQDVLSNIFGGIVLFISKPFGVGDRITFTTWQYGLIAPTFPPKYFNNDFLIPGYTGVVKDISLMWTTILTDDNIIMKIPNSIMIQAAVLVHDEDYRRVRTRFEVSKDIDPDLFITKVKSELSELDIFVGEPVVRVIETTLSTYVIVVDALAKGQYEEPIRDQVLRKLINIQKQLLEKTKAVNT, from the coding sequence ATGAGGAGATGGACTGCCGGATTATTAACATTATTTATTATATTAGTAATAGCCATATCCGTAGTCTTCGTTTTATCTAATATTTTACACTTAATTACACTAAGTATCTCACTAATTATATATGCTATTCTAATATTGACAACTGGAATAGTGTTAACGAGCTTAATTTCGGATTTTATCAAATCACAGAAGTTATCTAGGCTTCTTGGAGCTACAGTAAGTGAAGGTTTATCTCTAATGATAAGAGTAATAGGATATACAATCTCTATTATTGCAGTTTTATCATTATTTAAAATAGGCATTACGAGTATACTATTCGGTAGCACTGCTATTGGTCTCATTTTAGGATTAGCATCACAAGACGTGCTATCTAATATATTTGGAGGCATAGTACTTTTCATAAGTAAACCGTTCGGAGTAGGAGATAGAATAACTTTTACCACTTGGCAATATGGATTGATAGCTCCAACTTTTCCTCCTAAGTATTTTAATAATGATTTCTTAATTCCTGGGTATACTGGCGTAGTCAAAGATATTTCTTTAATGTGGACTACCATACTGACAGATGATAATATTATCATGAAAATTCCTAACAGCATTATGATACAAGCTGCAGTTCTTGTTCATGACGAAGACTATAGAAGAGTAAGAACTAGATTTGAGGTCAGTAAAGATATCGACCCAGATCTTTTTATAACCAAAGTAAAGTCTGAATTATCAGAATTAGACATATTTGTCGGAGAACCCGTAGTAAGGGTTATTGAAACAACCTTAAGTACTTACGTAATCGTAGTTGATGCATTAGCTAAGGGACAATATGAAGAGCCAATAAGAGATCAAGTGCTTAGGAAATTAATAAATATTCAGAAACAATTATTAGAGAAGACTAAAGCCGTAAATACTTAG
- a CDS encoding DUF5752 family protein: protein MMDLDSKGKGMPFEFYGAYYPPIYSKLKAKNLRELVIGIRNADKYSLFYHVFHPIFSSHLIPEEYSNDFAHWIAENLGYKELAELVSDIPGAEPRTVEDIRKDLIEILEPRADDKIALYPFVFISCRPIVYKTNYSANTLAEFLDLIQQIPSRSLVWHFVAKRVLGYSKRNDFSEWIEMNFGLTDVAEALSKLDPQTYVNEEILRKDIIKTLERGLLK from the coding sequence ATGATGGATTTAGATTCTAAAGGAAAAGGTATGCCTTTTGAATTCTATGGAGCTTACTATCCACCTATATACTCTAAGCTAAAGGCTAAAAACTTGAGAGAGCTGGTAATAGGTATAAGAAACGCCGATAAGTACTCATTATTTTATCACGTTTTTCATCCCATTTTCTCCTCTCACTTAATCCCTGAAGAATACTCAAATGATTTCGCTCACTGGATAGCCGAAAACCTTGGCTATAAGGAATTGGCTGAGTTAGTCTCTGACATCCCCGGAGCAGAGCCTAGAACCGTTGAAGATATTAGAAAAGATCTAATTGAAATTCTGGAGCCTAGAGCAGATGATAAAATAGCGTTATATCCCTTTGTTTTCATTTCTTGCAGACCAATAGTATATAAAACAAATTATAGCGCAAATACTTTAGCAGAATTTCTTGATTTAATACAGCAAATTCCATCTAGATCCCTAGTATGGCATTTTGTGGCAAAAAGGGTCTTAGGATATTCTAAGAGAAATGATTTCTCTGAATGGATAGAAATGAATTTTGGTTTGACAGATGTAGCTGAGGCTTTGAGCAAATTAGATCCTCAAACGTACGTTAATGAAGAAATTCTTAGGAAAGATATAATCAAAACGTTAGAGAGGGGGTTGTTAAAATGA
- a CDS encoding AarF/ABC1/UbiB kinase family protein produces MIRRLLKVFFKLAPRILAYRRFRQMILEDKSIDEREVSQEAKKFVDTLIELGPTFIKFGQILSVRPDIMPETYIKELSRLQDEVPPAPFNDVKEILKEDLGDEISIVSEEPISSASLGQVYLGEYKGKKVAIKVNRPRIKEIVSEDIEVMKRLFPLLKLVFDEGFLEIIKVFMDEFSKRIFEEMDYTREAFYLNKIREELSDYPSLRIPNVIKATKRVLVMEYIKGYKVTSDTARKIINENILAYRVFRLFMYMLLNKEYFHADPHPGNIAVDDEGNIILYDFGMSGRIDEKTRTLLLRAYVAMVRMDAEALVRVLDELGAIQPFADRRVLTMGLKLFMQSMQGIEISELELQDFVQLADQVFFKFPLRMPSRLVLPFRMINVLEGTCREIDSNFDFVKSSITFLEEEGYTTKVVIEQARELLNGLINRFRNFLLSYPQYQTEITQTRKKNSITDYLPQIIIIVSIIVYILTKNIILTLLIIVLAISIYGKK; encoded by the coding sequence GTGATAAGGAGATTACTAAAAGTATTCTTTAAACTAGCCCCTAGGATATTAGCTTACAGAAGATTTAGACAAATGATCTTAGAGGACAAATCAATAGATGAAAGAGAAGTTAGTCAAGAAGCTAAGAAGTTTGTAGATACTTTGATAGAGCTAGGTCCAACATTTATAAAATTCGGTCAAATCTTATCTGTAAGACCAGATATAATGCCTGAAACTTACATAAAAGAGTTATCTAGGCTTCAAGACGAGGTACCACCAGCACCATTTAACGATGTAAAGGAAATTCTAAAGGAGGATTTAGGTGATGAAATAAGCATTGTTAGTGAGGAACCCATCTCCTCTGCTTCATTAGGACAAGTGTACTTAGGAGAGTATAAAGGTAAAAAGGTAGCTATAAAGGTAAATAGACCTAGGATAAAAGAAATAGTAAGTGAAGATATAGAAGTTATGAAGAGATTATTTCCTTTACTTAAACTAGTTTTTGATGAAGGTTTCTTAGAAATAATAAAGGTTTTCATGGACGAATTCTCTAAAAGAATATTTGAGGAAATGGATTATACTAGAGAGGCGTTTTATTTAAATAAGATAAGAGAAGAACTGTCTGATTACCCATCCTTGAGAATTCCTAACGTTATCAAAGCTACTAAAAGAGTTCTAGTGATGGAGTATATAAAAGGGTATAAAGTAACTAGTGACACTGCCAGAAAAATAATTAATGAGAATATTCTAGCTTATAGGGTTTTCAGATTATTCATGTACATGCTATTGAATAAGGAGTACTTCCATGCAGACCCTCATCCCGGTAATATTGCAGTGGACGATGAGGGAAATATAATCTTATATGACTTCGGAATGAGTGGTAGAATTGATGAAAAAACTCGGACCTTATTGTTAAGAGCGTATGTAGCAATGGTAAGAATGGATGCTGAAGCTTTGGTCAGAGTATTAGATGAATTAGGAGCAATACAACCATTTGCCGATAGGAGAGTGCTAACTATGGGATTAAAATTATTTATGCAGTCCATGCAAGGTATAGAAATAAGTGAGCTAGAGTTACAAGATTTTGTACAACTAGCAGATCAAGTTTTCTTCAAATTTCCCTTAAGAATGCCGTCCAGGTTAGTCTTACCATTTAGAATGATAAATGTTTTAGAAGGCACTTGTAGGGAAATAGATAGTAATTTTGATTTCGTAAAATCATCCATAACTTTTCTAGAAGAGGAAGGATATACTACGAAAGTTGTAATTGAGCAAGCGAGAGAGTTATTAAATGGACTAATTAATAGGTTTAGGAACTTTCTTCTATCGTATCCACAATATCAAACAGAAATTACACAAACAAGGAAGAAAAATTCAATAACTGATTATTTACCACAAATCATAATAATTGTATCGATAATAGTTTATATCCTAACCAAAAATATCATACTAACCTTACTTATAATCGTATTAGCTATCTCCATTTATGGTAAAAAGTAG